CTTGAGGCCATTTTAGAAAATGAAAAAGCAATCGCTCTATACGAACAATATGGGTATCAAGTTGTAGACCATCTACATCATCTTCAACATGCTGGTTCACTTTCTGATATAGAATGGGAGTTATCTAATGAAATGTATGTCAGACCAGGGACAATAACAGAAATGGAGAGTCTTTCTTTTTATCAAAAACTAGCACCTTGGCAATCATACTGGATGCATGGAAAAGGACTCGATGTATGGATTGCTGAAAATGGCTCTACTCCTAAACCAGTGGGATATGCTTTAACGAAAAAGAGGCTAGATGATACAGGGAAAGTAGTAGGAGTAACTGTGCTTCAATGTGAAGTGGAAGCTCTGGCTGTTAATCAAACTAGCATCCTCCACTCTCTTTTATACAGAGTATTTGGTCCAGTAAGCGAACAGGCAACTCGAATGTTTGCTTTTCTTCAAGATACAAACCAACAGGTTATGAATTTTGCCAAAGCGGTAGGATTTACAAAAGCGGTGAGTCAGGTGTATATGATGAAACCGATGACATCCAAAGGGGAAGAACTGCTGAAAGAGTATAGAAACCGACAGTATATTGGGCAAAGGTAAGGAAAATGGGAGAACGGTTTTAAAAGGGGGATAATATATAATGAAAGCTTCAATCTTTCTGGAAGGAGTTAATAATGATATTCAGACACTAGTAACTCCTTTAAGTTTAGCAGCTTGGGGTGCACAGACTACTGGGGAAACACACTGGGTAGATGAATTGACAGCTGCTGAAATTAAACTCAATCATTTCTTCTCAGACCGTGAAAGGTTCAATCAGATTAAGGAGTTACTAAATGGTGGTTATCATTTATCTGAAGTGGAGAGAAGACAACTTACATTATTGGTTAATGAGATGGAGTCTAAGCAGTTGCCAAAAGAGGTTTTGGAGGCGAAGGCGAAAGCATCAGCAGAGCTCAATCATCTTTACAACACGTATAATCCTGAAATGGATGGTAAGACATACATGCCAAATGATATCCGTTCTATTCTATCTGAAAGTAAAGATGAAAAAGAGCGGGAAAATGCTTGGAAGGCTAGCAAACAAGTCGGAAAGGTTGTTAGTAGTAAACTTCTAAAGCTGGTTCGTTTAAGGAATGAGTCTGCAAGATTCTTAGGTTATAGTGATTATTATGAGATGGCATTTAAGGGGCAGGAATTGGACCTTGATGAGATATTTTCTATGTTCCATCAATTCCTAAAAGATACTGATTCTGTTTTCCGAGAATGGAAAATGGAACTAGATGAAGAGCTTGCCAAAAAGTATGGGATAACAATATCAGAATTGAAGCCATGGCATTATGAAGATCCGTTTTTTCAAAAGGCGCCTTCTACAGATCAGCTTGACTTAAATCATTTATTTAAGTCCCAAAATGTAACGGACCTAACCATTAAGACGTTTGAATTATTAGGAATGGATATTCAGGATATTTTGGAGAAGAGCGATTTAGAGCCAAGAAAGGGTAAGAACCCAACCGCTTTCTGTATGAATGTAAACCGTGAAGGTGATGTAAGAGTTCTATGTAATATCGCCCCGTCTCATTACTGGATGGGGACCATGTTACATGAATTTGCACATGCGACGTATGATAAACTGGTGGATACTCGTCTGCCCTATCTGCTCAGAACGCCAAGTCATATTTTAACAACTGAGGCCATGGCCATGATGTTCGGTAGAATGGTAGAAAATCCGGAGTGGTTGGAGAAGGTTTTAAAATTGGATAAAGCTGCAATCGCTCATATGAAGCCTGCGCTACAAAAATATCAATTATTTACATCATTGATATCAGCTAGATTCATCATTACATTTGTGTTTTTTGAAAGAGAATTATATAAAGATCCGGAACAAGATTTAAATCAATTATGGTGGGAGCTTGTTGAGGAAATTCAACATATAAAAGCTCCAAAAGAACGTGTAATAGAACCTGACTGGGCTGCGAAAATACATTTTACGTTGGCTCCAGTTTATTATCAAAACTATTTATTGGGTGAGTTTATGGCTTACCAAATCCATGATTTTATCAAAGAGTATATTTCAGATGAATTTTTTCATGGTAGAGTAGGGCATTATTTGACACAGAAGGTATATCGGCCTGGTGCTCTTTATAGCTGGAATGATTTACTTATGAAGCTGACTGGAGAATCTCTTCAGTATCATTCATTCATAAAAGAAATAAATTTGTTACCCCCCCAAAAGGTAAACATAGACTAAATTATAAAGGACAAAGAGAATATGTTTCTCTTTGTCCTTTTATATGTTTACTGAACTTGATGCATTCCGTGTTGTTCTATACGCTGGATGATTTCTTCAGAAGCAATTTTATCTTTATCATATGTAATTTTGACTTCTCCATCCTTCATGTCAACAAGTGCTCTTTCTACACCATCAATTTGCATTAAAATGTTCTCTAATGATTGGATGGGCTGTTCACTAGTTGCTTCTTTAACAAAAATCGTCATATTTTCCATTACTTTATTCCTTTCCTAATTAGTTTTCACCAAAAATATATTCCCTTTAAGTATGTATCTCCATTATTGGGAGAAGTATGTAACCAATAAAAAAGGTTGGCTAGGATTCCTAGCCAACCTCTTTACATTTTATTATTCATAGCTCTTTTCAAGTTCATCTACTAATGACCCAACATAAGAAACGGCTTTCTTGATTGCATCTGGAGTCGTCATGTCCACACCAGCATATTGAATTAACTCCTGTGGTGTTTTTGTTCCTCCAGCTTTCAATACTTCTAACCAACGGTCAATGGCCGGTTGTCCTTCTTCTTTAAATAGCTGAGAAACTGCTGTGGACACAGTCAAACCAGCAGAGTACGTATATGGATAAAGCCCCATGTAGTAATGCGGTTGGCGCATCCAAGTTAATTTAGCACCCTCGTCAATTTCAACAGTATCGCCCCAGAAGTTTGCAAGAGCTTCACCTTTTTGCTCAGATAATGTCTTAGCAGTTAAAGGTACACCTTTTTCTGCTAATGTATATACTCTTCTTTGATATTCGCCCTCAAGAAGGTGAGTAACAAAGTTATGGTAGTAAGTGCCTAATAGCTGAAGGATGACCCAACGTCTCATGCGCTTATCCGTTGTTTTAGATAAGATATGATCTGCTAAAAGCATCTCGTTCATTGTAGAAGGAGCTTCAACAAAATACGTAGATGGACGTGTATTAAAGCTTCGTTGGTTTTTGTTAGCTAAATAGAAGTGTCCAGCATGTCCTAATTCATGTGCTAGGATAAAGGCACCTCTCATGGTATCAGTCCAAGTTAATAGGATGAATGGGTGAGACCCATACGGACTTGAACAGAAAGCACCTGTTGATTTACCAACGTTATCAGCAAGGTCTACCCAACGCTCTTTTAATGCTTTTTCCATAATCTCGCTATACTCAGGACCCATTACTTTCAAAGATTCTAGGATTACTTCACTAGCTTCTTCATACGTCGTTTTTGGGTTGAAGTCTGGATCTAGTGGAGCTTTTAAATCACAGAATTTTAATGTGTCTAGTCCAAGAACACGCTTTTTCAATTGAGCAAAGCGACGCATATGTGGAGCTAGTTCATTTTGGATGACATCCAATTGATTATTGTACATTTCTTCTGTCACTTTTTGAGGGTGAAGAAGCATTTGAGTAACAGAATCATAGTTACGTACTTTCGCCAATGCTACTTGTTTTTTAACTTCCGTTGTGTATGTTGCTGCAAAAGTATTTTGGTATTGCTTTAACGTTTCAACAAAAGAATCGTACGCTTTACGGCGTGTTTCCGTGTCTGGAGATAATTCATGCTGATCTTCGAATAAAGCAAACGAGTTTGGTTGTTCCTCACCATCGGAGGTCACAAAGGAGTTAAATTGCATATCAGAAGATTTGCTTCTTTGATAAATCATATATGGCGCCTGATGAACCTCACTTAATGATGCTAAAACTTCCTCAGTCTCAGGAGATAGAGTATGTGGTTTTCTTGCAGCAAGGTCTTCTAAATTGTTGCGATAAGGCTCTAAACCTTTATTTTCCTCTATGTATTTTTCAATTGTTCCTCCAGGCAGAGCTAAAATTTCTGAATCAACAAAGGATAAGGATGCTCCTAATCTAGCAAATGCAGACGCTAGTTTTCCTGAATTAGCTTGGTTTTCTGGATTTGTCCCATCTTCAGATGAACGTAAACTAGCATAAGTTCCTACTAAAATTGCTTTTTCCATAATGGCAGACTGTGCTTCTAAACAGTCAAGGAGAACTTGTGGGCCTTCAGCTAGTCTGTTTTTGTATTGGGTAACAGTTGGTATAAGTTCTTCAATTTCTCTTAAAGCTGCTTCCCATTCTTCTACGGTTGCAAATAAATCTTCTACTTTCCAAGTTTGTTCTACAGGAACCTCAGAGCGTAATTTTCTTTTTTTAGCCGTTGTTTGCATAAGTCCATTTCTCCTTTCAGTAGTGGCTCATTTTCCCAAATAGGTAATAGAATAATAGAAAGAATCTATTATTTATTTCGCCACTCTAATATTTTTATTATAAAGGAATTTCTAGCATTTGTCTTTTATAAGTCAGAATTTTTTTACTACATATTTCGCTCAAATTTTCAGGTGAACCTTCTCCGTCTCAAGACCTACATAAAATCATTCGATAAACGGGTTATTTGGAATAAAAATACAGTATAATTAGAATTGTAAGAATTATCTAGATTAAAAGGATAAAGGGGGCCAAATTTCTTATGTTAAGTAAAGCAATCGTCGAAGATGTCATCAATGCTGCACTTGAAACAGGTGGAGATTTTGCAGAAGTGTTTGTAGAAGACCGATTTACAAATACGATTTACTTACAAAGCGGGATTATTGACAATAGTATGTCTGGTAGGGATTTTGGAGTGGGGATTCGAATTTTTAAAGGCTTCAATAGTACCTATACATACACAACAGATTTTTCAAAAGAAGGCTTGCTAAAAGCTGCTAGAAATGCAGCGAGTGCCTTAAAAGGTGAAGATGTCTTGAAGGCAAATAAATTGACTTCTGAGTCAGTGAATCCGATCCATCCCATTCTTTATATGCCCCAGTCAGTTGAGAAGACGAGAAAAGTCGGAGTACTAAAAAAAGCCTATGAGATTGCTAAAAACTATCACTCAAGCATTTCACAAGTAAAGCTTCGATACTTTGATGAGGAACAAAATGTATTGATTGCAAACTCAGAGGGGAAATTTGTTGAGGATAAACGTGTGAGAGGGCGAATTGCGATTAACTCTGTTGCAACAAGAGGAAATCAGATGGAATCAGGATTCTATGGCCCAGGTGCTCTTCAAGGTTTTGAATTTATGGAAAACCTAAATTTAGAACACTACGCTTCGGAGGCTTCCAGAATCGCAGTCACTATGTTAGATGCTGATCCTTGTCCTAGTGGGAAATTTCCTGTCATTATTGATAATGAATTTGGCGGTGTTATTTTCCATGAGGCTTGTGGTCACGGCTTAGAAGCTACATCGGTTGCTAAGGGCCAATCGGTTTTTGCTGGAAAAATAGGAGAAAAAGTAGCACCGGAGATTGTTTCTTATATTGATGATGGAACGCTAGAAAATGAGTGGGGCTCTATCAATATCGATGATGAAGGGGAAAAATCTCGAAAGAATGTGTTAATCGAGAATGGTATTTTAAAAGGTTATTTAATTGATAAGTTAAATGCAAGAAGGATGGGTATGGACTCAACAGGCTCAGGACGTAGACAATCGTATCGATTTGCTCCTACATCACGAATGACTAATACTTACATCGCTCCTGGAAAATCGACTCCAGAGGAAATTATCTCCAATACAGAGCATGGTATTTATACAAAGTATATGGGCGGCGGCCAAGTCAATACGACCACTGGAGATTATAACTTTGCTGTTATGGAAGCATATATGGTCAAGAATGGAAAAATCGATAAACCAATTAAAGGAGCAACTCTAATAGGAAATGGACCGAAAACGTTACAACTTGTTGATATGGTTGGGAATAATCTTGGACACGGGGCAGGAATGTGTGGCTCCGTAAGCGGAAGTATCCCAGTAAATGTCGGTCAACCAATGATTCGTGTTAGTGAAATGACGGTTGGCGGTAGAAAGGGGGACCAATAACATGAATGTACAAGATTTTAAGGAAAAGTTATTTTCAGAAGGTAAATCCATTGGTTTTTCCGATATGGAGCTTTATTATCAGAAATCGGATATTTTTAACTGTGAATTGTTCAAAGGAGAAGTTGAAAAATTTACGACTTCAGAAGAAATGGGTGTTTCTTTCCGTGGACTTTATAATGGGAAAATGGGATACGCCTATACGGAGAAATTAGATGGGGAGTCTGTATATTTCCTTTTGGAAAATGCAAAGGAAAATTCTTTAATTATTGAGGATGCAGAACCAGAAGAAATCTTTTCTGGTAGTGAAAGATATGAAAATGTAAACTTTTATTCTGAAACTCTATCTAAGATATCAAATGAAGAAAAAATTGATTTTATGAAGAAAGTGGATAAGGAAATTTATGCTCAAGATGAAAGGGTTGTAGGGACAGATTTCTTTATTTTAGAGAGTGCAGAAGTAGAAAGTGCTCTGTTTAATAGTAAAGGTTTAGAACTACTCGATCGTAAAAATTATTTGGTCTTTGCTGTATATGTCATTGTAAAAGAAAATGATGTCGTAAAAACAGCTGGGCATTTTGAAGTTGTCCAGAATTTGGATGAGTTAGATGCCGGTAAGATTGCTTCTACTGCAGTAGAAGAAGCATTATCTTATTTGAACCCTATGTCTATTCCTAGTAAGGAGTATCCCGTTTTATTAAGAAATGATACGGCAGCAAGCTTGATTTCCACTTTTACGCCTATATTCTCTGCTGAGAATGCTCAACAAGGAATGTCTCAGTTAAAAGGGAAAGAAGGGGAACAAATAGCTGGAGAAAATGTTTGTCTCATTGATGATCCATTTAGAAAAGATGGTATGTTTAGTCGAATTTTTGATGCGGAGGGAGTGGCATCCTCAAAAGTTTCTATTATCAAAAATGGGAAGCTAAATACGTTATTTCACAATTTAAAAACGGCTAAAAAGGCAGGTGTTGAAACAACAGGGCATGCCTTTAAAAACTCTTACAAGGGCTCTGTAACGGTTGCTCCATCGAATCTGTATGTACAGCCAGGTATTAAGAGCTATGAAATGTTAGTAGGAGAAATGAAGGAAGGAGTAATTATTACAGAGCTATCAGGTCTGCATTCCGGTACAAATCAAATTTCGGGAGACTTCTCAGTAGCAGCAACAGGCTACTATGTAAAAGATGGAAGAATTCAATCGGCTGCAAATCAAATGACCATTGCAGGAAATTTCTTTGAACTATTAAACCAAATAGAAGAAATTGGCTCTGATCTTAAGTTTTCATTTGGAGTTCCAGGTTCTGGGTACGTAGGCTCCCCAACTTTATTAGTAAGTGGGTTATCCGTAACGGTTGAATAAATAAAGAAAAGCTGCCCTTTAATGGTCAGCTTTTCTATTGAAATTATAAGTAGAATGTCGATACCCATTCAGCAAGATAAGCTGTCAGAACCGCGGCATAGGTTCCGACCACATTTCCTAAAATCCCCATTAATAGTCCAACCGGTGCTAGTGAAGGTTGGAATACAGAAGCGACAACGGGTGCTGAGCTTGTCCCACCAATGTTTCCTTGTGACCCTACTGCAACGAAGAATAGGGGAGCACGAAGTAAACGAGCCGCTAAGAAGATAATGAGCACGTGGATGGCTAACCATACAATTCCCATTAATACATATTGAGGTGCATCCACCACATATGCTAAATCAGCTTTTGCCCCGATGGTAGCAAGTAAGATATATATACCCGCATACCCCACTTTACTAGCTCCGTAATTCTCAAGTTTTCGAATAGGAGTAAATGAAAACAGAATACCAACAGCAGAAACAATCATTATTGTCCAGGTACTAGCTGATAAGACAGAAGATTGTGGAAGAGTTTCAGAAAACATACGAATGAGATATGAAACCCCGAAACCAAGTCCAATAATTGCCACCAACTGAGGTACATCAATCGGCTTCGAATTCTTTTTTTGTAATTCTCCCATATCTTCATTTACTTTTTTTATTACTGAGTTATCTGCTCGGTTCCAGCGATTAAAGCGATCTTGGAATCCAGCTAGGAAAATCATGATTCCCATCCAGCTGTATCCGACAACTGTATCCACCACGATAATCGGTGCCAAAATGTTTTCAGGTGTTCCTGTTGCATCAATTAAAGCTGCCATATTGGCACTTCCGCCAATCCAGCTTCCAGCAAGTGCAGCTACACCTGTCCATGCTTCAGCAGGCAGAAACGGTTGGAATATAGCCAGTGCAATTGGGCCACCTATGATAACGCCAAGGGTCCCTGCGAAGAACATCATAATTGCTTTTGGTCCTAATTTTAATGTAGCAGGTACATTAGCTGACAATAGCAATAGTAAAAGTCCTACAGGTAGGATGTATGTAGATACAAAGTCATATAGGGTTGAGCTTGATGGAATGATTCCAAGGGTGGTTGAAATCATTGGTAAAAAATACGTCCAAATCAAAGGTGGTGCATAATGAAAAAACTTTTGTAAGATAGGATTTTTGGACTGTCCTAGGACAAATAGAATCCCTAACAGTGATGTTAAATAAGCAAAGATAGCCATTGGCTCTTGTATCAATGCTGTTTGTGAAAGGATAGCCAAAATATATCTCCTCCTATTTTTATTTTTGACTATGTTATTTTAGCAATGAAAACGATTTCTATCAAACTATTTTAGAATAATATATTCTTCGGTGGTTATTTCTTTAGAGATTATGTGGTATTCAGAAGATTTAATCTTTTGGTGGAATTTACAGGAAACTCTCGACAAAGTATAAAGATGGGAGTAAGGTGTTCTATATATAATTAAGAGGTGTTCCGCTGGAGGATAGAATGAACGAACAAAAGAAGACTATACTCACATTTCAAATATTTTTTCTCATCGTTTACTTTGGTTTTGGAGGAATTACCCCACTATTAAGTGTGTACTTAAGTCAAGAGCAAGGGCTAAATGGATACCAGATTGGAACGATTATGTCTATTGGTCCTATCATTATGATCTTTTTTCAACCAATATGGGGTATTATTTGTGACCTAACCAATGCACCAACAAGAATAATTTCGTTCTTAACCGTCATTACGGGGATCATTGGCTTAGGCTATTTATTTTTAGACCAATATGTTTGGTTGATTGTCATAGCTCTCTTTCTCGCCATTTTTCAAAGTGGAATTAACCCTATTTCGGATAGTATTGCATTAAAGTATACAGCAGAACGGAACTTAAACTATGGAAACATTCGTTTATTTGGTTCGTTAGGATTTGGTTTAGCTGTTTTTATAATGGGAAGATTATCAGAAACTTCTTTAGGACTAGATGTAATCTTTTATTCACTTTTTATTACTCTAGTTATTTCATCATTTATTATTACAAAGGCACCAAAAGAACGGGCTACGACCAAACTCAATATAAAAGAAGGAATAAAGCAATTCCTATTCTTACCTAAATTTTTGCTTTTCTTATTGGTGGCATTTCTAATTTTGGGTCCTAATTTGGCTAATAATACGTATTTCGGGCTCTTTGTTGAAGGGTCTGGAGGGACCTTTACAGGAATCGGGATTGCATTTTTAATTGCTGTTTTATCTGAAATTCCATTCATGCAGGTTGCGAAAGCGTGGGTCATGAGGTTAGGGATTTTACACGTCAGTTTGATTGCAGGTGTTGTGTCATTGATAAGATGGGGAATCTATGTAGCTCAACCTGACCTTTGGTTAATTTATTCCTCAGCCTTTCTACAGGGTGCAGCGATTGGTCTCTTTATTCCAGTAGGTCTTCAATATGTTCGCGAGATTACACCGCCTGAAATGGCTGCTACTGCGATTACAATTTATGCATCTATCTCAGGTG
This DNA window, taken from Bacillus carboniphilus, encodes the following:
- a CDS encoding GNAT family N-acetyltransferase — its product is MMISIKRLSECKLLEAVDAWNKGFEGYYFDATTNVDAFTARLITEGLKPTMSVVAFDETLPIGLILSGTRKVGEATISWNGGTGVATAYRKQGVGKKMMQEALSIYKEENVDLAILEAILENEKAIALYEQYGYQVVDHLHHLQHAGSLSDIEWELSNEMYVRPGTITEMESLSFYQKLAPWQSYWMHGKGLDVWIAENGSTPKPVGYALTKKRLDDTGKVVGVTVLQCEVEALAVNQTSILHSLLYRVFGPVSEQATRMFAFLQDTNQQVMNFAKAVGFTKAVSQVYMMKPMTSKGEELLKEYRNRQYIGQR
- a CDS encoding M2 family metallopeptidase; the encoded protein is MKASIFLEGVNNDIQTLVTPLSLAAWGAQTTGETHWVDELTAAEIKLNHFFSDRERFNQIKELLNGGYHLSEVERRQLTLLVNEMESKQLPKEVLEAKAKASAELNHLYNTYNPEMDGKTYMPNDIRSILSESKDEKERENAWKASKQVGKVVSSKLLKLVRLRNESARFLGYSDYYEMAFKGQELDLDEIFSMFHQFLKDTDSVFREWKMELDEELAKKYGITISELKPWHYEDPFFQKAPSTDQLDLNHLFKSQNVTDLTIKTFELLGMDIQDILEKSDLEPRKGKNPTAFCMNVNREGDVRVLCNIAPSHYWMGTMLHEFAHATYDKLVDTRLPYLLRTPSHILTTEAMAMMFGRMVENPEWLEKVLKLDKAAIAHMKPALQKYQLFTSLISARFIITFVFFERELYKDPEQDLNQLWWELVEEIQHIKAPKERVIEPDWAAKIHFTLAPVYYQNYLLGEFMAYQIHDFIKEYISDEFFHGRVGHYLTQKVYRPGALYSWNDLLMKLTGESLQYHSFIKEINLLPPQKVNID
- a CDS encoding heavy-metal-associated domain-containing protein, translating into MENMTIFVKEATSEQPIQSLENILMQIDGVERALVDMKDGEVKITYDKDKIASEEIIQRIEQHGMHQVQ
- the pepF gene encoding oligoendopeptidase F — protein: MQTTAKKRKLRSEVPVEQTWKVEDLFATVEEWEAALREIEELIPTVTQYKNRLAEGPQVLLDCLEAQSAIMEKAILVGTYASLRSSEDGTNPENQANSGKLASAFARLGASLSFVDSEILALPGGTIEKYIEENKGLEPYRNNLEDLAARKPHTLSPETEEVLASLSEVHQAPYMIYQRSKSSDMQFNSFVTSDGEEQPNSFALFEDQHELSPDTETRRKAYDSFVETLKQYQNTFAATYTTEVKKQVALAKVRNYDSVTQMLLHPQKVTEEMYNNQLDVIQNELAPHMRRFAQLKKRVLGLDTLKFCDLKAPLDPDFNPKTTYEEASEVILESLKVMGPEYSEIMEKALKERWVDLADNVGKSTGAFCSSPYGSHPFILLTWTDTMRGAFILAHELGHAGHFYLANKNQRSFNTRPSTYFVEAPSTMNEMLLADHILSKTTDKRMRRWVILQLLGTYYHNFVTHLLEGEYQRRVYTLAEKGVPLTAKTLSEQKGEALANFWGDTVEIDEGAKLTWMRQPHYYMGLYPYTYSAGLTVSTAVSQLFKEEGQPAIDRWLEVLKAGGTKTPQELIQYAGVDMTTPDAIKKAVSYVGSLVDELEKSYE
- a CDS encoding TldD/PmbA family protein yields the protein MLSKAIVEDVINAALETGGDFAEVFVEDRFTNTIYLQSGIIDNSMSGRDFGVGIRIFKGFNSTYTYTTDFSKEGLLKAARNAASALKGEDVLKANKLTSESVNPIHPILYMPQSVEKTRKVGVLKKAYEIAKNYHSSISQVKLRYFDEEQNVLIANSEGKFVEDKRVRGRIAINSVATRGNQMESGFYGPGALQGFEFMENLNLEHYASEASRIAVTMLDADPCPSGKFPVIIDNEFGGVIFHEACGHGLEATSVAKGQSVFAGKIGEKVAPEIVSYIDDGTLENEWGSINIDDEGEKSRKNVLIENGILKGYLIDKLNARRMGMDSTGSGRRQSYRFAPTSRMTNTYIAPGKSTPEEIISNTEHGIYTKYMGGGQVNTTTGDYNFAVMEAYMVKNGKIDKPIKGATLIGNGPKTLQLVDMVGNNLGHGAGMCGSVSGSIPVNVGQPMIRVSEMTVGGRKGDQ
- a CDS encoding TldD/PmbA family protein — translated: MNVQDFKEKLFSEGKSIGFSDMELYYQKSDIFNCELFKGEVEKFTTSEEMGVSFRGLYNGKMGYAYTEKLDGESVYFLLENAKENSLIIEDAEPEEIFSGSERYENVNFYSETLSKISNEEKIDFMKKVDKEIYAQDERVVGTDFFILESAEVESALFNSKGLELLDRKNYLVFAVYVIVKENDVVKTAGHFEVVQNLDELDAGKIASTAVEEALSYLNPMSIPSKEYPVLLRNDTAASLISTFTPIFSAENAQQGMSQLKGKEGEQIAGENVCLIDDPFRKDGMFSRIFDAEGVASSKVSIIKNGKLNTLFHNLKTAKKAGVETTGHAFKNSYKGSVTVAPSNLYVQPGIKSYEMLVGEMKEGVIITELSGLHSGTNQISGDFSVAATGYYVKDGRIQSAANQMTIAGNFFELLNQIEEIGSDLKFSFGVPGSGYVGSPTLLVSGLSVTVE
- a CDS encoding DUF819 domain-containing protein, with product MAILSQTALIQEPMAIFAYLTSLLGILFVLGQSKNPILQKFFHYAPPLIWTYFLPMISTTLGIIPSSSTLYDFVSTYILPVGLLLLLLSANVPATLKLGPKAIMMFFAGTLGVIIGGPIALAIFQPFLPAEAWTGVAALAGSWIGGSANMAALIDATGTPENILAPIIVVDTVVGYSWMGIMIFLAGFQDRFNRWNRADNSVIKKVNEDMGELQKKNSKPIDVPQLVAIIGLGFGVSYLIRMFSETLPQSSVLSASTWTIMIVSAVGILFSFTPIRKLENYGASKVGYAGIYILLATIGAKADLAYVVDAPQYVLMGIVWLAIHVLIIFLAARLLRAPLFFVAVGSQGNIGGTSSAPVVASVFQPSLAPVGLLMGILGNVVGTYAAVLTAYLAEWVSTFYL
- a CDS encoding MFS transporter; the encoded protein is MNEQKKTILTFQIFFLIVYFGFGGITPLLSVYLSQEQGLNGYQIGTIMSIGPIIMIFFQPIWGIICDLTNAPTRIISFLTVITGIIGLGYLFLDQYVWLIVIALFLAIFQSGINPISDSIALKYTAERNLNYGNIRLFGSLGFGLAVFIMGRLSETSLGLDVIFYSLFITLVISSFIITKAPKERATTKLNIKEGIKQFLFLPKFLLFLLVAFLILGPNLANNTYFGLFVEGSGGTFTGIGIAFLIAVLSEIPFMQVAKAWVMRLGILHVSLIAGVVSLIRWGIYVAQPDLWLIYSSAFLQGAAIGLFIPVGLQYVREITPPEMAATAITIYASISGGLGNWFSTFFGGIIYEEASIFIVYFFFSILTALGILLNLWLLHLDRKSRVNKSMKAISA